The DNA sequence CCGGCTCCGGCCAGCCACATCACCATGGCGTTCTTGTTGTGGTCGCGCCCGGGACCGGTTCGGAAGAAGTCCATGGTGTTGTCGGCGGTCCTTCCGAATTCGCCTCCCCAGACCACCAGGGTCTGGTCGAACAGGCCCCGCTGCTTGAGGTCCTTGAGCAGGGCGGCGATGGGCCTGTCGGTCTCCATTCCCCGCTTCTTGTGCTCTCCCGCGATGTTCTCGTGGGAATCCCAGCCGCCGCAGTAGATCTGCACGAAGCGCACGCCGCGCTCCACCAGGCGCCGGGCCATCAGGCACTTGCGCGCCATGGGCTCGGTGATCTTGTTGTCGAGGCCGTACATTTCCCGAATCTTCCGGGGCTCGCTGTTCAGGTCCAGGCTCTCGGGAACCGCTGCCTGCATGCGGAAGGCCAGCTCGTAGTTCCTCATGCGGGCCAGAAGGTTGGGGTTCCTGGGATGGACGTCCAGGTAGGGAGAATTGAGCTGGTTCAGCAGCTCCAGGTTCTTTTCCTGGCGCCGGGTGGTGACGCCCGCCGGAGGGCTCAGGTCGACAATGGGGTCCCCTTCCGAGTTGAGCAGCGTTCCCTGGGTGGCCGCCGGCAGGTAGCCGTTGGCCCAGTTGATGGGACCGCCGAAAATCCGGGTCCGGGTGTCGGGCAGCACCACGAAGGCCGGCAGGTTCTGATTCTCGGTTCCCAATCCGAAGACGGTCCAGGCCCCCACCGAGGGACTCCCCGGGATGGTGACGCCCGTGTTCATGAAGAAAGTGGCCGTGGTATGGGCTTCCGAGCTGGTGTGCATGGCCCGCACCACCGCAATGTCATCGGCGCAAGTCCCCAGCTCGTTGAACATGTCGGACATCTCCACGCCCGATTGCCCGTGCCGTTTGAAGGTGAAGGGGCTGCCCACGTACATCCGCTTTTCCAGGCTCCCATATTTGCGGAGGATGGGTTTCCCGTGGAGCTCGTTCAGCTTGGGCTTGGGATCGAAGGTGTCCATCTGGCTGGGAGCTCCCTGCATGAACATGAAGATGCAGGACTTGGCCTTGGGTGTGAAGTGGGGTTTCTTGGGGAGCAGGGGGTTCTCGGACCGGGCGGCGGCACCCAGCCGGCCGTCGCTGAAGAGCAGCGAGGAGAGGGCCAGGCTTCCCAGTCCCTTGCCGAAGCGGTAGACAAAATCTCTCCGGCCGATCTCACCGAGCCTTGGGTCGAACTGCTCGACTTGGTTACAGAATTCGAACTCTCCCTTGCTCATGATGACTGTTACTCCTTGTGATCTTCCTTCCGAGGTTGGATGTATACGTTCCTCTTGGCGGTAATCGCCCCTACTCCAGGTAGACGAATTCGTTCATGTTGATAAGGATGAGACAGAGGTCCGCAAGCGAGCCTGTCTCTCCCGGGCCCCTGTCGTTGTGCCTGGGCTCGCCATTCTGAACCAGGGAGACCTGTTTCAATGAGAGGTGCTCCCCCTGTTCGGGCGCCGCGCCGGATCCCGTCAGGAAGGCCAGACTCCGGGTCTTTTCCGCTGGTGAGGGATCCCGCTGGAAAGCCAGTTGAAAGGCCCGGACCACCTGCTTGAGCGGGTCCGGCCCCACCTCGGAGCGAATGCGCTCCGCCATGGCCTGGCTCTGCCGGTGGGGGAATTTGCCGTTGAACAGCGAAAAGACCTGGGGCGTCACGGTGGTGTTTCCCCGGACCACGCAGCTCTCGTCCAGGTTGGGTCCGTCGAAGACCTTGATCAATGGGATCGGGTAGGAGCGGCTCTGGATCATGTAGACGGTGCGCCGGTTGACCTCCTGCTGGCCGGAGGATATCCACCAGGTTCCGGCCCGGGCCATCTGCTCCAGGTTTTCCTCCGGGAAGAAGGGCGGTCCGCCCATGGCCGGCTCCAGCTTGCCGCTGACCGCCAGGATGGTGTCGCGCAGCGATTCCGCGGGGATGCGGAATGGGTCTCGGACCCACAGGTAGCGGTTATTGGGGTCCACTTTTTCGTATTCCTCGGACCGGTCATGAACCATCGATAGCGCATAGACGTTCGAGTCCAGGATCAGCCGGTGGATCTCCTTGATGCTCCATCCGCTCTCCATGAACTCCCAGGCCAGCCAGTCGACCAGGTCCTGGTGGACGGTTCCGCTGCCGTTGGAGCCGAAATCGCTGGGGGTGGCCACCAGGCCCTTGCCGAAGTGGTATTGCCAGATGCGGTTGACCATCACCCGGGCCGTCAGGGGATTTTCCCGGCTGGCGATCCACTTGGCCAGCAGTTGCCGGCGGCTGCCCACCAGGCCGTCCATGTCGACCGGGTCGGAGTTGCCCGTAATGGCGCTCAGGAATCCGGGCTGCACCTGCTCGGCCCGCAGTCTCCAGTTGCCCCCGGTCAGCACGTAGGTGGCGACGTTGTGCTGGAGGGACGAATCCCTCACTATGTAGGCCTTGGGGTCGTAGTAGCCGTCGACGTTGGGGTTGGCGAAGCGGCCGGTCATGAGTTCGATCCTGCGTGACCGTTCCTTCTCTTCAGCGGTGCGCAAAGTGTCCTTGGGGAAGGGGATCTTCTTCTGGTCGGCATGGGCCCAGTCCTTGAGGTCCTGGGGGTTGACCAGCAACTGGTGCTCGATTTGCCGGTCGGAAATCTCCTTTTTGAAGGCCTTGGCGTTCTTCTTGATCTTTTCTAGGTGATCCTTCCAGGCCTTCTTGCGGGCTTCCCAGCGCTCCGGGTCCTGCAGCGGCATTTCGTACTGGTGGAATGCCATATCCTGTTTATCGAAATTTATCGGCGAAAAGAAGGCTTCGATCCGGAAGTAATCGGCTTGAGGAAGCGGGTCGTACTTGTGGTCATGGCACTGGGCGCATCCCAGGGTCAGTCCCATGAATACGGAACTGGTGGTGTTGACCACGTCTGTCATGTAATTTCGCCGCCCCTGCTCCCCCGAGGCTTCAACCTTGACCCATAAACCGAGAAAGCCCAGTCCCAGCTTGCCCTCGTCCCCGAAGG is a window from the Acidobacteriota bacterium genome containing:
- a CDS encoding DUF1501 domain-containing protein, which encodes MSKGEFEFCNQVEQFDPRLGEIGRRDFVYRFGKGLGSLALSSLLFSDGRLGAAARSENPLLPKKPHFTPKAKSCIFMFMQGAPSQMDTFDPKPKLNELHGKPILRKYGSLEKRMYVGSPFTFKRHGQSGVEMSDMFNELGTCADDIAVVRAMHTSSEAHTTATFFMNTGVTIPGSPSVGAWTVFGLGTENQNLPAFVVLPDTRTRIFGGPINWANGYLPAATQGTLLNSEGDPIVDLSPPAGVTTRRQEKNLELLNQLNSPYLDVHPRNPNLLARMRNYELAFRMQAAVPESLDLNSEPRKIREMYGLDNKITEPMARKCLMARRLVERGVRFVQIYCGGWDSHENIAGEHKKRGMETDRPIAALLKDLKQRGLFDQTLVVWGGEFGRTADNTMDFFRTGPGRDHNKNAMVMWLAGAGIKGGTVVGETDELGIKCVEDVYHTHDLHATMLGLMGLDDMRLTYYHSGRFKRLTDLGGKQIKEVLA
- a CDS encoding PSD1 and planctomycete cytochrome C domain-containing protein, which translates into the protein MKWRAVAVSLGSVLAILAGSHILGESPVDFERDVQPVLQEKCLACHTAAAAQSGLVMESIEAMLTGGEKSGPSILAGNSAGSPLVQHLRGELEPRMPVGGDPLPEAQIALIAKWIDQMAPPADQAGAGQIASSQDFETHVKPLLEQNCEACHGTQTHQSGLVVETVTALLKGGAIQGPAIVAGNSEESPLIQRLRGTRSPRMPMNGQPLSEEQIGHIARWIDQLDPALVAEAAEDSTKTRWPWTPVIQPEVPAVRNKEWVRNPIDAFMLAKLEKQQLEPAGAVSPRGLLRRLYFGLIGLPPTPEVMERFLAEPSPEAYRQEVEKLLADSRYGEHWGRHWLDLARYSDTRGGAIDDPQPHLWRYRDYVIRAFNQDRPYDRFIKEQLAGDAFRAFGDEGKLGLGFLGLWVKVEASGEQGRRNYMTDVVNTTSSVFMGLTLGCAQCHDHKYDPLPQADYFRIEAFFSPINFDKQDMAFHQYEMPLQDPERWEARKKAWKDHLEKIKKNAKAFKKEISDRQIEHQLLVNPQDLKDWAHADQKKIPFPKDTLRTAEEKERSRRIELMTGRFANPNVDGYYDPKAYIVRDSSLQHNVATYVLTGGNWRLRAEQVQPGFLSAITGNSDPVDMDGLVGSRRQLLAKWIASRENPLTARVMVNRIWQYHFGKGLVATPSDFGSNGSGTVHQDLVDWLAWEFMESGWSIKEIHRLILDSNVYALSMVHDRSEEYEKVDPNNRYLWVRDPFRIPAESLRDTILAVSGKLEPAMGGPPFFPEENLEQMARAGTWWISSGQQEVNRRTVYMIQSRSYPIPLIKVFDGPNLDESCVVRGNTTVTPQVFSLFNGKFPHRQSQAMAERIRSEVGPDPLKQVVRAFQLAFQRDPSPAEKTRSLAFLTGSGAAPEQGEHLSLKQVSLVQNGEPRHNDRGPGETGSLADLCLILINMNEFVYLE